In Listeria cossartiae subsp. cossartiae, one genomic interval encodes:
- a CDS encoding acylphosphatase yields the protein MARDTAILRVTGFVQGVGFRYTTKHVAYKYDISGTVKNLDDGSVEIHAIAEEENLNKFIDAIKKGPSPGCRIEHVYIYKGAPVEERKTFDIVY from the coding sequence ATGGCTAGAGATACAGCGATTTTAAGAGTAACTGGATTTGTGCAAGGCGTTGGATTTCGTTACACCACCAAACACGTCGCTTACAAATATGATATTAGTGGAACGGTAAAAAATTTAGACGATGGTTCCGTTGAAATTCATGCAATTGCAGAAGAGGAAAACTTAAATAAATTTATTGATGCAATAAAAAAAGGACCTTCCCCTGGTTGCCGCATCGAGCATGTTTACATTTATAAAGGGGCACCTGTAGAAGAACGAAAAACGTTTGATATCGTTTATTAA
- a CDS encoding DUF1033 family protein, protein MTKWNVYLTKGEYEPWWFFEEWETSIQADYSFSDKEAAFLKYQELAEDLLRNYPNHQTKKDCLLAAWNEEEVEYCEDCEDDIQTFHGLILFLDGDVYQPTPEEKETIFKPVLTFA, encoded by the coding sequence ATGACGAAATGGAATGTCTATCTGACTAAAGGAGAATATGAGCCTTGGTGGTTTTTCGAGGAGTGGGAAACATCCATTCAAGCGGACTATTCTTTTTCGGATAAAGAAGCAGCTTTTCTAAAGTACCAAGAATTAGCAGAAGACTTACTGCGGAACTATCCTAACCATCAAACAAAAAAAGATTGTTTGCTTGCTGCTTGGAATGAGGAAGAAGTAGAATATTGTGAGGACTGTGAAGATGATATCCAAACATTTCACGGACTTATTTTATTTTTAGATGGGGACGTATATCAACCAACTCCCGAAGAGAAAGAGACGATTTTTAAACCAGTTTTAACCTTTGCTTGA
- the fni gene encoding type 2 isopentenyl-diphosphate Delta-isomerase — protein MQKNDDLLRERRKDEHVALGVKQNEQLAPSSLEDIQLIGTSIPRYNVKDIDLTTTIFGTNVPFPFYINAMTGGSRHTKKINAELAEIAREVAIPMAVGSQSAALKNSSLIDTYKIVREVNPSGVILANVSPEVAIQDGLRAVEMLEANALQIHINPAQELVMEEGDRAFSHWLTRIEEYVKLSPVPVIVKEVGFGMTRETIKTLAEVGVKTVDLAGKGGTNFAQIENDRRRDHAYDFLLNWGISTGQALIDMQHANAPKIAYLASGGIRTPLDIVKALALGADSVGMAGQIIYSLKKDGVTKTIEKLELWKEQLRGLFVLADAKNITELQTTPLIVSGELAKWGTLREIDLIKLANRK, from the coding sequence ATGCAGAAGAACGATGACTTATTAAGAGAACGTCGAAAAGACGAACACGTTGCGCTTGGTGTAAAGCAAAATGAGCAATTAGCGCCGTCAAGTTTAGAAGACATTCAGCTAATCGGGACGTCTATCCCGCGCTATAATGTGAAAGATATTGATTTAACTACGACTATTTTTGGGACGAATGTGCCGTTCCCGTTTTATATTAATGCAATGACAGGCGGAAGTCGCCATACGAAAAAAATTAATGCGGAACTTGCTGAAATAGCACGTGAAGTAGCTATTCCGATGGCAGTTGGTTCGCAGTCTGCAGCTCTAAAAAATAGTTCACTCATAGATACGTATAAAATTGTGAGAGAAGTGAATCCATCAGGTGTGATTTTAGCGAATGTCAGCCCAGAAGTGGCGATTCAAGATGGCTTGCGTGCGGTTGAAATGTTAGAAGCAAATGCACTGCAAATTCATATTAATCCTGCGCAAGAATTAGTCATGGAAGAAGGCGACCGAGCTTTCAGTCACTGGCTGACAAGAATAGAAGAGTACGTCAAACTTTCCCCAGTACCAGTTATTGTGAAGGAAGTTGGCTTTGGTATGACGAGAGAAACCATTAAGACATTAGCCGAAGTAGGCGTTAAAACAGTAGACCTAGCTGGAAAAGGCGGAACAAATTTTGCACAAATTGAAAATGACCGCCGGCGCGACCATGCATATGACTTTTTACTTAATTGGGGTATCTCGACGGGCCAAGCATTAATTGATATGCAACACGCGAATGCACCAAAGATTGCTTACTTAGCATCAGGTGGCATTAGAACCCCATTAGATATCGTGAAAGCTTTGGCGCTCGGAGCAGATAGCGTTGGCATGGCAGGACAAATCATCTATTCACTAAAAAAAGATGGCGTCACCAAAACTATCGAAAAACTGGAACTATGGAAAGAACAATTGCGTGGCTTATTTGTGCTAGCGGATGCGAAAAACATCACAGAATTACAAACAACCCCGCTAATCGTAAGTGGCGAACTTGCTAAATGGGGAACCTTACGCGAAATCGATTTAATCAAACTTGCTAATAGAAAATAA